Within the Acidipropionibacterium acidipropionici genome, the region GTGACAAGTTCACGATGCATCTGCTGCCCTCGGGCGTTCTCAACCCGAACTCCATCGCGGTGCTCGGCAACGGCGTCGTCATCGACCTGGAGGTGCTGCACGAGGAGCTCGACGAGCTGGCCGCCCGCGGGCTGGAGATCCCGCACCCGCTCATCAGCGCCAACGCGCACATCATCACCCCGTACCACCAGACGATGGACAAGGTGACCGAGCGCTTCCTGGGCAAGAGGAAGATCGGCACCACCGGGCGCGGCATCGGACCGGCCTACTCCGACAAGATCAACCGGATCGGCATCCGCGTCCAGGATCTTTTCGACGAGTCGATCCTGCGCCAGAAGGTCGAGGCCGCCCTGGAGCGCAAGAACGCCGAGCTGGTGAAGATCTACAACCGCCGGGCGATCGACGCCGACCAGGTCTCCGACATGCTGCTCTCCCACGCCGATCGGATCCGCCCGCACGTCGTCGACGTCGCCAGGCTGCTCAACAAGGCCCTCGATGAGAAGAAGGTCGTGCTCTTCGAGGGGGCCCAGGCCCACCACCTCGACGTCGACTTCGGCACCTACCCCTACGTCACCTCCTCCAACCCCATCGCCGCCGGCGCCTGCACCGGCTCCGGCGTGGGGCCGGCGCGGATCAACCGGGTCATCGGCATCGCGAAGGCCTACACCACCCGGGTGGGGGAGGGGCCCTTCCCGACCGAGCTGCTCGACGAGACCGGTGAGAAGCTGCGCACCGACGGCGGCGAGTTCGGGGTCACCACCGGGCGCCCGCGCCGCTGCGGATGGTTCGACGCGCCCCTGGTGGAGCAGGCCGTCGTGGTGAACTCGATGACCGACATCTTCCTCACCAAGCTCGACGTGCTCACCGGCTGGGAGAAGATCCCGGTCTGCGTGGCCTACGACATCGACGGGACCCGCCACGACGTCATGCCGATGACCCAGTCCGACTTCCACCACGCGAAGCCGATCTACGAGTACCTGCCCGGCTGGACCGAGGACATCACCGGCGCCCGCTCCTTCGACGAGCTGCCCGCCAACTGCCAGTCCTACGTCAAGCGCCTCGAGGAGCTCATCGGCTGCCGGATCTCCGGCATCGGGGTGGGGGCGGGCCGCGAGCAGTCGGTGATGATCAACGATCTGATCGACTGACACGAGGAAGGGCGACTCCTCAATGGAGCTGTGTGTTCGCTTTGCGAAAGCGGCTCTTGCTCTGGCCCTCCTGCAGGAGGGCCAGAGCAGGTGTACGAGGCGAGAAGCTGCCTCACGATTCACGGTCGGGAGCGTCTCCGTGTCCGTGTGCTGTCGCCTGCGAAACGTTGCCCTCAGCGGCAGCTGACATGCCAATCCGCGTCACCGATCGGCTACCACGATGTCGGTTTGTGGGAAGTCGTCGCCCTTGAAGAGAAGTGACTCTCCCTGAGTAATTGCGGCGGCATATGAGAACAAGTCGCCGAGGTTCAGCGCAGCAGGGTGACGCCCCTTCCCGAAACGGCTCCATGCCTGAGCTGCTGTGATCGCCTGGGTCTCGTCACACGGCAGGACTTCCGTGTCGAGGTCGGCCAGTAGCGCGTGAAGATCGGCCACCGCCTCGGATCCAGCGCGTGCCTCGAGAACGACAGAAGCCTCAACCAGGCTGGCGGCGCTCAATGCCAGGCGGTCGGCGCCGATCATGACGTCAAGCAGGTGCTCGGCGTCGGGCTCTCCTGTGAGTACGGCCACCAGGGCAGACGTGTCGACGATCATCGTGGCAGGCCGTTCTCGTCATAGCCGATGATCTCGTCGGCGTCGCGATCATCGAGCACGGCCCTGGCTCGCGCGCGTTCGATGTAGTGATGCAGATCGGGCCGGGAGGAGACCCGGTGCTGACGGCGCACTCGTGTCAAGCGTTCAGCCAGGGCGGCGTGCAGCGCAGAGGTGAGGGTCTCGCCGGTCTCCTCTGCAAGTTCACGGGCCAGCCGGTCGGTGTCCGGGTCCTTGATGTTGAGCGCCATGGGCCAATGATAGCCGCCCATCATCCCATCGAGGAAGAAAGCGAGACATCCAGGAAGAAACCGTGGACGGGCGTGTTGGTGACACGTTCTGGTCCCCGATCTGGCGTTCCCGATGTGGCGTCCAACGGCGCCGGGCCATCTTTCGGGGTGCTGATGCCGCTGGAGGGCACATGGGGGATTCGGGTCCTCTACTACAGTGGCGCCCGTGACCGAGATGACAGTCCTCATCCTGGGCTCGGGGGGTCGCGAGCACGCGATCGCCCTGGCCGTCTCCAATGATCCGCAGGTCGGTGCGGTCCATGTGGCCCCGGGGAATCCCGGAACGGCCTCATTCGCCGTCAACCACCCCGTCGACGCCTCCGACGCCGACGCAGTGGTGGCCCTGGCCCGTGAGATCTCCGCCGACCTGGTCGTCGTCGGCCCCGAGGCCCCGCTGGTCGCCGGGGTGGCCGACGCCGTGCGGGCGGCCGGCATCGACTGCTTCGGTCCGAGCCGAGAGGCGGCCCGCCTGGAGGGCTCCAAGGCCTTCGCCAAGGAGATCATGACGGCCGCCGGGGTGCCGACCGCCGAGGCCGTGGCCTGCAGCAGCGTCGAAGAGGCCGAGGCCGCACTGGACCGGTTCGGCGCCCCCCACGTCGTCAAGGACGACGGGCTGGCCGCCGGCAAGGGAGTCGTGGTCACCTCGGACCGGGCCGAGGCCCTGGCCCACGCCCGGCACTGCATCGAGTCCGGGCATCCGATCGTCATCGAGGACTACCTCAAGGGACCGGAGGTGAGCCTCTTCGCGATCTGCGACGGCACCCGCGCCCTCCCACTCCAGCCCGCCCAGGACTTCAAACGGGTCGGCGACGGCGGCACCGGCCCCAACACCGGCGGCATGGGCGCCTACACGCCGCTGCCGTGGGCCCCCGCCGATCTGGTCGAGACGGTCACGACGTCGATCATCACCCCCACTCTCACCGAGATGAATCGCCGCGGCACCCCCTTCCAGGGGCTGCTCTACGTGGGGCTGTCGCTCACCTCCCAGGGCCCCCGCGTCGTCGAGTTCAACGTCCGCTTCGGCGACCCGGAGACCCAGCCCCTGCTGTCGATGATCGAGTCCCCGCTGGCCCAGGTGATGCGCGCCGCCGCCAAGGGCGATCTCAGCGCCTTCGACGACGGCCTGGAGTTCCGCCGCGGATTCGCCGTCGGCGTCGTGCTGGCCTCCGAGGGATACCCCGGAGAGGTCACCACCGGGCGCGAGATCCAGGGGGCCCTGGCCTCCGACGGCGGCTCGGACCCTGACATCATCCAGGCCGGTACGGCCCTGGACGGGGACCGGCTCGTCTCGGCGGGCGGCCGCGTGCTGGTGGCCCTGGGCCACGGCGAGACCCTCACCGGGGCCCGCCAGGCCGCCTACGCCCGTATCGGGAGAATCACCCTCGAGGGAGGTTTCCACCGCGGGGACATCGCGCTGACCGCCGCCGAAGAGGAGGCCTTCACCGCCCTGTCGGAGCCGAAGGGCTCGCTCGGCGATCCCGGCGCCAATTCCTGACGATCCCGAGCCACACCCGCCCGACACACCTGCAGTCACACCGCATCATCTAGGAGCCCCCGTGAGCGTGCCCAATGTCCTGGCGACCCGATACGCATCCCCGCAGATGCGCGAGATCTGGTCCCCGGAGAACAAGATCAAGGCCGAACGCAGGCTGTGGATCGCCGTCCTGGAGGCCCAGATCGAGCTGGGTGTCGGGCTGGGCGATGACGATCCCGCCCAGGTGCTGGCCGACTACCGGGCCGCCGTCGACCACGTCGACCTGGACTCCATCGCCCGCCGCGAGGCGATCACCCGCCACGACGTCAAGGCCCGGATCGAGGAGTTCAACGCGCTGGCCGGCCATGAGCACATCCACAAGGGGATGACGAGCCGCGACCTCACCGAGAACATCGAGCAGCACCAGGTGCTCACCTCATTGAATCTGGTGCGCGACCGGATGGTGGCGACTCTGGCGCAGCTCTCCCGGTTGGCCGGCGAGTACGCCGACCAGCCGATCGCAGGGCGCTCCCACAACGTCGCCGCCCAGGTCACCACGCTGGGCAAGCGCTTCGGCACCGTCATCGACGAGATGCTGGTCGCCTACCAGCGCGTCGAGGGGCTCATCGACCACTACCCGGCGCGCGGCATCAAGGGCCCGATGGGCACCTCTCAGGACATGCTCGACCTGCTCGACGGCGACGCCGCCAAGCTCGCCGAGCTGGAGCACCGGATCGCCGCGCACCTGGGCTTCAACCACGTGCTCACCTCCACAGGGCAGATCTACCCCAGGTCTCTGGACTTCGACGTCGTCTCGGCCCTGGTCCAGGTGGCGTCCGGCCCTTCCGACCTGGCGACCTCGATCCGCCTGATGGCCGGCAATGAGCTGGTCACCGAGGGATTCAAGCCCGGCCAGGTGGGCTCCTCGGCGATGCCGCACAAGATGAACGCCCGCTCCTGCGAGCGGGTCAACGGCTTCCTGGTGGTGCTGCGCGGCTATCTCACGATGGTCACCGGGCTGGCCGGGGTGCAGTGGAACGAGGGGGACGTCTCCTGCTCGGTGGTGCGCCGCATCGCCCTGCCCGACGCCTTCTACGCCATCGACGGGATGTTCGAGACCTTCCTCACCATCCTCACCGACTTCGGAGCCTTCCCGGCGGTCATCGAGGCCGAGCTGTCGCGCTACCTTCCCTTCCTCACCACCACCAAGGTGCTGATGGCCTGCGTGCGGGCCGGGGTGGGACGCGAGGATGCCCACGAGGCCATCAAGGAGAACGCGGTGGGTCTGGCCCTGGAGATGCGCGAGACCGGATCGACCCGCAACAACCTCTTCGAGCGGCTGGCGGCCGACGACCGCATCCCGCTGACCAGCGACCAGCTGGAGCATCTGGTGAGCGAACCGCTCGAGTTGACCGGGGGAGCGCGGGATCAGGTGGCGGTCCTCGTCGAGAAGGTCGGCCGGATCGTCGCCGACCATCCCCGGGCCGCCCGCTACCTGCCCGGCAAGGTGCTCTGAGCAGGCCTGCGCGCACGGCTTACTCGCTGGAGACCCGTTCCCGGGGGCAAGACCCCCGGGGAGTGCGCCTCCGGCAAGTAATCGTGTCGGTGGTTGAGACGCTTAGGCTGTGGGCACCGGCCCCAAGGGGGTCGTCAGTCCTTGGGGCAGATCGCGCAGCACCGCGTCCAGGGCACGGACGGTGCGGCGTTCCAGGACGGCGGGGCGGCCGCACAGGCTGACGTCGCGGTGCGGCCTGGGCGCGGTGAATTCGCGCAGCACGACGCGCGGATCCGGCGCCATCGGCGGGCTCACCGCCATCCGGGGGACCAGGGTGCGGCCGATGCCGGCGGCCACCAGTTGCCACAGGGTGGCCATCGAGTCGGCGTGCACGTCCTTCTGGACGCCGGCCCTCGACTGCGCGCACACCTCGAGCACCTGGTCGCGCAGGCAGTGACCCTCCGACATGAGCATCACGTCACTGCCGCGCAGCGCGGCGGCCTCGATCGGCCCCGGAGCCGTGGCCATCGGATCACCGGCCGGCAGCGCGAGGAGGAAGTCCTCCCGGAAGACGGGCTGGGCCGACAGCCGGGGATCGTCGATCTCGGACGCCACCAGGGCGACGTCCAGCGCCCCGCGGGCAAGCATGTCGAACAGCTGGGTGGTCTTCTGCTCGACCACCTGCACCCGGACGCCCGGGGCCGACCGGCCCATACCGTCCAGCAGGTGCGGGAGCAGTGAGGAGGCCAGAGTGGGGAAGATGCCCACCCGCAGTATGCCGCTCACCGGTGCCGATCCCGCACGGGATTCCTCGCCGATGGCGCAGATGTCTGCGGCCAGGGCCAGGATGTGGCGGGTCGGGCCGATCACCCGGGTGCCGAGCTCGGTGGGTTCGGCGGAGGTTCCCCGGCTCACCAGCGGGCCGCCGAGTTCCACCTCGAGGCGCCGTAGCTGGGATGACAGGGTCGGTTGGCTCACCCCGCAGCGGGTGGCGGCCCTGCCGAAGTGGTGCTCCTCGGCCAGGGCCGCCAGGTACTCCAGCTGGCGCAGATTCATCAGGACGCCTGGGCGAGCGGAGTCGGGATGGTGCCCGCGGCACCGGCCGAGCGGATCAGATGGTCGAAGGCGGCCAGCGAGGCCATCGCCCCTGCCCCCATCGAGATGATGATCTGCTTGTACGGCTGGGTGGTGCAGTCCCCGGCGGCGTAGACGCCGGGCACCGAGGTGGCCTTGCGGGCGTCCACCACGATCTCACCGCGGCGGGTGAGCTTGACCGCATCGCCGAGCCATTCGGTGTTGGGCAGCAGGCCGATCTGGACGAAGATTCCCTCGACATCCAGGCTGCCGGTCCGGCCGGTGGTGCGGTCCTCGTACTCGAGGCCGGTGACATGGGCCCCGTCGCCGATCACCCGGGTGGTCCGGGCCGAGGCGATGACGCTGGCGTTGGGCAGCTTGCCGAGTGCTTCCAGCAGGACGGCGTCGGCCTTGAGGTCGTCCAGGAATTCGACGACGGTCACGTGACGCGCGACCCCTGCCAGGTCGATGGCGGCCTCGATGCCCGAGTTGCCGCCTCCGACCACGGCGACGTCCTTGCCGGCGAACAGGGGGCCGTCGCAGTGGGGGCAGTAGGTGACGCCCCTGGTGCGGTACTCGTCCTCGCCGGGGACCCCCAGATGGCGCCAGCGGGCTCCGGTGGCCAGGATGACCGACCTCGCGCGCAGCTGCCCGCCGGTGAACCGTACGGCGGTCAGGCCGTCCGGGCCTGCGGGGATGAGCTCCTCGGCTCGCTGGCGCTCGATGGTGTCGACGCCGTACTCGGCGACGTGGGCGCCGAGCGCCGCGGCCAGCCGGGGCCCGGTGGTGTGGGGGACCGAGATGAGGTTCTCGATGGCGTCGGTGTCGAGCACCTGCCCGCCGATCCGGTCGCCCACCATGGCGGTGCGGATGCCCTTGCGGGCGGCGTAGACGGCGGCCGCTGCACCGGCCGGGCCACCACCCACGACCAGGACGTCGTAGGGGTCGCGCCCGGACAGGTCCTCGGCGGCCTGCCCGGCGGCCGAGGAGTCGAGCTTCTCCAGGATGTCGGCCATCGTCATCCGGCCCGATCCCCACTCCCGGCCGTCGAGGTGGATGGCGGGCACCGACTGGATGCCGAGGTCGTCGACCTCGGCCTTGAAGGTGCCGCCCTCCACGGCGGTGTGGCGGATGTTGGGGTTGATGATGCTCATGGCGTTGAGGGCCTGCACGACGGTGGGGCAGTTCTGGCAGGTGAGCGACATGTAGGTGGTGAACTCGTGATGCCCCTTGACGCTTCGCACGGCGTCGATCAGGGCGGGATCCTCCTTGACCGGGACCCCTCCGACCTGGAGCAGGGCCAGCACCAGGGAGGTGAACTCGTGGCCCATCGGCAGTCCGGCGAAGCGCACGGAGATGCCGGTTCCGGGCCGGGTGATGGCGAAGGACGGGGTGCGGGGGTCGGCGACGGGTTCGGTGACGGTGACGTCGTCGCTGAGAGCAGCGATCTCGCCGAGCAGTTCCATCATCTGGCTGGACTTCCTCCCCTCCCCGGGGGAGGGGACCAGAGCCACCGGCTCGGTGGTCATCTCCAGGTAGTCGGCGAGCTGGTGGGTGAGGGCGGAGTCAAGCAAGGTTTCTCCTGAGATGTGGGTGCCGATGACGCCCCGGCCGGTTCTGCGGCCGGGGCGCCGAGTGATGCGGGGTCGGGTCAGATCTTCCCGACGAGGTCGATCGACGGGGCGAGGGTGTCGTCGCCCTCCTCCCACTTGGCGGGGCAGACCTCGCCCGGGTGGGCGGCGATGTACTGGGCGGCCTTGACCTTGCGGACCAGTTCTTCGGCGTTGCGGCCGATGCCCTCGGCGGTGAGCTCGTAGAACTGGATGACGCCCTGGGGGTCGACGAGGAAGGTGGCCCGGTCGGCCTGCCCGGCGCCCTCACGCTCCACGTCGAAGTTGCGGGTGAGGACCATGTTGGGATCGCCCAGCATGGTGTACTGCACCTTCGAGACCGTGTCGGAGTCGGTGTGCCAGGCCTTGTGGACGAAGTGCGAGTCGGTGGAGACCGAGTACACGTCGACGCCCATCTGCTGGAGCTCGCCGTAGTGGTCGGCGAGGTCGCCGAGTTCGGTGGGGCAGACGAAGGTGAAGTCGCCCGGGTAGAAGAAGAAGATCGCCCACCGTCCGGCGATGTCGGCCTCGGAGACGTCGACGAACTGGCCTCCGCGGTACCCGCTCACCGCGAAGGGATGGATTGTCGTGTTGATCAGGCTCATGTCTGTCCTCTCGTCTCAGATGCGATAGTTCGAAGCTATCACCAATGGTCTGACCAATAGCGGTGGGCTATCGGTCGAGAGCATCCACTCCCAACACGCCGTCGTGCAGCCCGGGTGGGCCATGGGACGGCGTGTTGGGAGTGAATGCTCCCTGGTCTGCCTCACGGCCCGACCCGCGCGCCACCCATGGGAGTCGTCTCCCGCCTCTGGAAGCCGCGAGGGGGGCAGCGAGCGCTTGCGCGAGCGTGGGGGGAGTCGTCTCCCCCCTCTCAAAAGAACCGTGCCATACTGCCCCCATGACCTCTGCCGATGATCTCGGGCTTCCTCTGCTCAGCGAGGGCAAGGTGCGCCGCCTGTACCGTCTGCCCGATCAGCCAGGCCGGCTACTGATGGTCGCCACCGACCGGATCAGCGCCTACGACCACATTCTCAGCCCCGACATCCCGGACAAGGGGAAGGTGCTCACGGGTATCTCTCTGTGGTGGTTCGGCCAGCTGGCCGACGTCGTCGAGAACCACCTGGTCTCCACCGACGTCCCGGAGGCCGTCGCCGGGCGCGCGATGGTCGTCGAGGAACTGGAGATGTTCCCGGTCGAGTGCGTGGTCCGCGGCTACCTCACCGGGTCGGGCTGGGCCGAGTACCAGAAGACCCGCTCGGTGTGCGGTATCGAGCTGCCCGGCGGGCTCAAGGACGGGTCGCGGCTGCCCGAACCGATCTTCACCCCGGCCACCAAGGCCGAGTACGGCGAGCACGACGAGAACATCGACTTCGACACCCTGGTCGGCATCGTCGGAGCCGACGTCGCCGCCGAGCTGAGGCGCCTGTCCCTGGCGATCTACGCCAAGGCCGAGCAGATCGCCCGGGACCGCGGCATCATTCTGGCCGACACGAAGGTGGAGTTCGGACGCCGCGCCGACGGCACCATCGTGCTCGGCGACGAGGTGCTGACCCCCGACTCCTCGCGCTTCTGGGACGCCCGCGACTGGCATCCGGGCGGCAAGAACCCCTCCTTCGACAAGCAGTTCGTCCGCGACTGGCTGACCTTCGGCTCGGGCTGGAACTCCAAGTCCGAGGAGAAGCCCCCGGTGCTGCCCGACAGTGTGGTGGCCGCCACCCGGAAGCGGTACCTGGAGGCGTGGTCGATGCTCACCGGAATCGCCGATCCGCTCGCCGGCACCAATGCGGAGGAGCAGCCGCCTGTTGAGGAGACCGCCGAGCAGCAGTCGGTCGAGGCGACCGAAGCACCGGCGGATGCTGCTGGCGACGTCGCCGCTGAGGCCGACGTCGCCGAGGCCGCGGCTGCTCCCGCCGATGTCGCTCCCGAGACTGCACAGGTCTCCACCCGGCCCGAGCCGACCATCGATCCGGCAGGAGGGCCCGAGCCGGCAGCAGAGCTGGAGTCGGCAGCGGAGCCCGAGCCGACGTCCACCATTGAGGAGTCCACCGAGACCGGCGACGGGCCCGATAAGATCGACGCCATGGCACGTGTTGTGGTGGAGGTCATGCCCAAGCCGGAGATCCTCGACCCTCAGGGCAAGGCCATCACAGGCGCCCTGGGCAGGCTGGGACATGACGGACTGACGGTCCGGCAGGGCAAGCGCTTCGAGATCACCGGCGAGGGGGTCGCCGAGCGTCTCGACGAGATCCGCGCGATCGCCGAGGAGATGCTGGCCAACACGGTCATCGAGTCCTTCGACGTGCGCGTGGAGGGCTGAGATGGCGGCACGGATCGGAGTGGTGACCTTCCCCGGGTCGCTGGATGACGCCGACGCGGCCCGCGCGGTGCGCCTCGGCGGGGCGCAGCCGGTGGAGTTGTGGCACGGCTCCGACGACCTCCAGGGGGTGGACGCCGTCATCCTTCCGGGCGGCTTCTCCTACGGGGACTACCTGCGGGCGGGGGCCATCGCCTCCCTGTCCACGGTGATGCGCTCGGTGAGCGCGGCCGCCGCCAAGGGCCTGCCGGTGCTGGGCATCTGCAACGGCTTCCAGGTGCTGTGCGAGGCCCACCTGCTGCCGGGCACCCTCATGCGCAACGAGCAGCGCCGGTTCCACTGCTCGGTCCAGGAGCTGGTCGTCGAGAGCGTGGACACCGTCTGGACCTGCGATTTCGCCACCGGCGACCACATCAACATCGCCGCCAAGCACGGCGAGGGCAACTATGTGGCGGACGAGGCCACCCTGGCGGCCATCGAGGCCAACAACCAGGTGGTCTTCCGCTACGTCGACAATCCCAACGGATCCGACCACGACATCGCCGGCGTCACCAATGAGGCCGGGAACGTGGTGGGCCTGATGCCCCATCCCGAGCACTCCGTGGAGGCTCTCACCGGTGGCTCCACCGACGGTCTCACCTTCATCTCCTCGGTGCTGAAGTTCCTGTCGGTCCAGGTCTGACACCCGCTCTCCGACCCCTGCAACGACGGACGGCCGGCCCCCCTGCGGGGGCCGGCCGTTCACCGTCGGGGGCCTTTCAGGCCAGCTGCTCCTCGGGGGCCTCGATCGCCCAGTGGGCGAAGTCCTGACCCTCCTCGCGGTGGGCCAGGAAGCTGCGGACGACCCTCTCGACGTAGTCGGGGAGCTCCTCGGAGGTCACCTTGAGGCCGCGGACGGTGCGTCCCAGCCGGCTCTCGTCGAGGTGCCGGCCGGTCTCCAGGCGTCCTCCCAGGTGGACCTGGAAACCGAACTCGCCCTTGATGATCTGGCCCTTGAGGCCGATATCGGCCACCTGGAAGCGGGCGCAGGAGTTCGGGCAGCCATTGATGTTGAGAGTGATCGGCGGCTCGATCGTCTCCCCGGCGAAGCGCCTCTCCAGCTCGTCGACCGTGCGTGCCGCCAGGCCCTTGGTCTCCACGAAGGCCAGCTTGCAGAACTCGATCCCCGAGCAGGCCATGGTGGCCCGTCGGAAGGACGAGGGGTGGGCCTGCAGGCCGAGCTGCTGCAGCTCGGCGACCAGCTCGTCGGCGCGCTCGGGAAGGACGTCGAGCACCAGGAGCTTCTGGTAGGGGGTCAACCGGATGCGGTGGGAGCCGGCCTTCTCGGCGGCCTCGGCGATGGCGGTCAGCTTGGGCCCTGACAGCCGGCCCACGGTCGGCGCGAAGCCGATGTAGACGTTGCCGTCCTTCTGGGCGTGGACGCCGATGTGGTCGTCGGGGGAGCCGTCCGGGTGGGCGGCGGGCCCGTCGTGGAGCTTGCGGTGGAGGTACTCGTCCTCCAGCACCTGGCGGAACTTCTCGGGCCCCCAGTCCTCGACGAGGAATTTGAGCCGGGCGTGGGTGCGTCGCAGCCGGTAGCCGTAGTCGCGGAAGATCGATACGACGCCGTGCCACACCTCCGGTGCCTCCTCCTGGGAGACCCACACGCCGAGCCTCTTGGCGAGCTTGGGGGTGGTGGCCAGCGCCCCGCCGACCCAGACGTCGTAGCCGGGGCCCAGCTCGGGGTGGACGACGCCGACGAAGGAGATGTCGTTGATCTCGTGGGGGATGTCGATGCTGGGATGGCCGGTGACCGCGGTCTTGAACTTGCGGGGCAGGTTCGAGAACTCTGGGCTGCCGATCCACTGGTCGACGATGCCGCGGATGGTCGGCGTCGGGTCGATGATCTCGTCGGCGGCGATACCGGCCACCGGGGAGCCCAGGAATCCGCGCGGCACATCGCCGCAGGCCTCGGTGGTGCGCAGCCCGACGGCCTCCAGACGCTCCCAGATCTCGGGGACGTCCTCGATGCGGATCCAGTGGTACTGGATGTTCTGGCGGTCGGTGATGTCGGCGGTGTCGCGGCCGAACTCGTGGGACAGCGCCCCCAGTACCTTCGTCTGCTCGGTGGTGAGCTGGCCGCCGTCGATGCGGACCCGCATCATGAAGGTGTCGTCGGACAGCTCGTTGGGGGTCAGGCTCGCGGTCCGGTGACCGTCGATGCCCTGCTTGCGCTGGGTGTAGACCCCCCACCACTTCAGCCGGGCGAAGAGATCCTCCTGGCTGATGGAGCCGAATCCCTCTTTGGAGTAGGTGCTGATGACCCGGTCCCGGGACGTCAGCCCGTCGGCCTCCTGTTTGAGCACCTCGTCGGAGTTGAGCGGGGAGCGCCCGGACACCGCCCATTGACCCTGGTCACGGGTGGGAGTACGAGTCGGCATGTGATTCCTCCAACGTTTCGCGATTGGCGGGAACGGTACAGGCGGCCGCGGCCGAAACCCAGAAAGTGTCCAGTATCTGACCCGGTGGCCGTACTGTGAGACGCCGGCTGTCTCCCCGCCGCCGGGACGTCTCCCTTATGCAGGAGATGAACGGAGCTGGCGTCGCCCCGGTATCAGGCTCCCATTAGGGTGTTGCGGGTGAGTGTCAAGAATCTGACCAGGGCCGAGGCCCGCCACCGCAGCGACACCCTGACGGTGCACAGCTATCGCGTCTGTCTCGACCTGCGAGAGGCCGAAGACACCGAGCAGCCGCTCTTCGACGTCACCACGCAGATCTGCCTGACCTGCTCGGTCGAGCGGACCTTCCTCGATCTCGCCGGGGCCGGCGGGGTGAGCGTCGTGCTCAACGGCGTCGACGCCCCGGTCGCCTACGACGGAGACCGGCTGGAGATCACCGGCCTGACCCCCGGCGGCACCGACACTCTCGTGGTCACCGCCCGGCTGCCCTACTCGCGCACCGGCGAGGGGCTCCACCGCTTCGTCGACCCCGCCGACAGGCGCACCTACCTCTACACCCAGTTCGAGCCGGCCGACGCCCACCGCGTCTACCCCTGTTTCGACCAGCCCGATCTCAAGGCCCCCATCTCCTTCGAGGTGAGCGCCCCGGCCGCCTGGACCGTCATCTCCAACCAGCCCGAGGAGAGCGCCGAGGAGCTGCCCGACGGGGCGCGGCGCCATGTCTTCGGCGCCACCCCGCCGCTGTCCACCTACATCTCCGCGGTGGTGGCCGGGCCCTACGTCCGGCACTCCTCCGAGTGGACCGGCGCGGACGGATCCCGGATCGAGCTCGGCCTGGTGTGCCGGGCCTCCCTGGAGCCCCACCTCGACGACGAGGAGCTGTTCACCGTCACCCGCCAGGGCCTGGACTTCTACCACTCGCAGTTCGGCTACCCCTACCCCTGGGGCAAGTATGACCAGGTCTTCGTGCCCGAGTACAATCTCGGCGCGATGGAGAATCCGGGCTGCGTCACCTTCACCGAGTCCTACCTGCACCGCGAGCGGGCCACCCGCGCCGAACTGGCCGGACGGGCCAACACCATCCTCCACGAGATGGCGCACATGT harbors:
- the purB gene encoding adenylosuccinate lyase gives rise to the protein MSVPNVLATRYASPQMREIWSPENKIKAERRLWIAVLEAQIELGVGLGDDDPAQVLADYRAAVDHVDLDSIARREAITRHDVKARIEEFNALAGHEHIHKGMTSRDLTENIEQHQVLTSLNLVRDRMVATLAQLSRLAGEYADQPIAGRSHNVAAQVTTLGKRFGTVIDEMLVAYQRVEGLIDHYPARGIKGPMGTSQDMLDLLDGDAAKLAELEHRIAAHLGFNHVLTSTGQIYPRSLDFDVVSALVQVASGPSDLATSIRLMAGNELVTEGFKPGQVGSSAMPHKMNARSCERVNGFLVVLRGYLTMVTGLAGVQWNEGDVSCSVVRRIALPDAFYAIDGMFETFLTILTDFGAFPAVIEAELSRYLPFLTTTKVLMACVRAGVGREDAHEAIKENAVGLALEMRETGSTRNNLFERLAADDRIPLTSDQLEHLVSEPLELTGGARDQVAVLVEKVGRIVADHPRAARYLPGKVL
- the purD gene encoding phosphoribosylamine--glycine ligase, which encodes MTVLILGSGGREHAIALAVSNDPQVGAVHVAPGNPGTASFAVNHPVDASDADAVVALAREISADLVVVGPEAPLVAGVADAVRAAGIDCFGPSREAARLEGSKAFAKEIMTAAGVPTAEAVACSSVEEAEAALDRFGAPHVVKDDGLAAGKGVVVTSDRAEALAHARHCIESGHPIVIEDYLKGPEVSLFAICDGTRALPLQPAQDFKRVGDGGTGPNTGGMGAYTPLPWAPADLVETVTTSIITPTLTEMNRRGTPFQGLLYVGLSLTSQGPRVVEFNVRFGDPETQPLLSMIESPLAQVMRAAAKGDLSAFDDGLEFRRGFAVGVVLASEGYPGEVTTGREIQGALASDGGSDPDIIQAGTALDGDRLVSAGGRVLVALGHGETLTGARQAAYARIGRITLEGGFHRGDIALTAAEEEAFTALSEPKGSLGDPGANS
- a CDS encoding adenylosuccinate synthase, giving the protein MPGIVVVGAQWGDEGKGKATDQLSERVDYCVRYSGGNNAGHTVVVNGDKFTMHLLPSGVLNPNSIAVLGNGVVIDLEVLHEELDELAARGLEIPHPLISANAHIITPYHQTMDKVTERFLGKRKIGTTGRGIGPAYSDKINRIGIRVQDLFDESILRQKVEAALERKNAELVKIYNRRAIDADQVSDMLLSHADRIRPHVVDVARLLNKALDEKKVVLFEGAQAHHLDVDFGTYPYVTSSNPIAAGACTGSGVGPARINRVIGIAKAYTTRVGEGPFPTELLDETGEKLRTDGGEFGVTTGRPRRCGWFDAPLVEQAVVVNSMTDIFLTKLDVLTGWEKIPVCVAYDIDGTRHDVMPMTQSDFHHAKPIYEYLPGWTEDITGARSFDELPANCQSYVKRLEELIGCRISGIGVGAGREQSVMINDLID
- a CDS encoding type II toxin-antitoxin system VapB family antitoxin, producing MALNIKDPDTDRLARELAEETGETLTSALHAALAERLTRVRRQHRVSSRPDLHHYIERARARAVLDDRDADEIIGYDENGLPR
- a CDS encoding hydrogen peroxide-inducible genes activator, which produces MNLRQLEYLAALAEEHHFGRAATRCGVSQPTLSSQLRRLEVELGGPLVSRGTSAEPTELGTRVIGPTRHILALAADICAIGEESRAGSAPVSGILRVGIFPTLASSLLPHLLDGMGRSAPGVRVQVVEQKTTQLFDMLARGALDVALVASEIDDPRLSAQPVFREDFLLALPAGDPMATAPGPIEAAALRGSDVMLMSEGHCLRDQVLEVCAQSRAGVQKDVHADSMATLWQLVAAGIGRTLVPRMAVSPPMAPDPRVVLREFTAPRPHRDVSLCGRPAVLERRTVRALDAVLRDLPQGLTTPLGPVPTA
- a CDS encoding type II toxin-antitoxin system VapC family toxin, with amino-acid sequence MIVDTSALVAVLTGEPDAEHLLDVMIGADRLALSAASLVEASVVLEARAGSEAVADLHALLADLDTEVLPCDETQAITAAQAWSRFGKGRHPAALNLGDLFSYAAAITQGESLLFKGDDFPQTDIVVADR